The following proteins come from a genomic window of Dreissena polymorpha isolate Duluth1 chromosome 1, UMN_Dpol_1.0, whole genome shotgun sequence:
- the LOC127873321 gene encoding uncharacterized protein LOC127873321 isoform X2, with amino-acid sequence MIRGGPDMSNTLELQSPIFAEQASKRHKEANSPLKTSSRLNSVLENSPLRFSKNSTVLEMKDGQPQFRIKVAQQKSPVTKGLKSTTPVQNQQTSPTPELKQQKSSTSGLVVVYAGI; translated from the exons ATGATAAGAGGTGGACCCGACATG AGCAACACCTTGGAGCTCCAATCTCCAATTTTTGCTGAACAGGCCTCAAAGAGGCATAAAG AAGCTAACAGCCCTCTGAAGACCTCAAGTCGTTTGAACAGCGTTCTGGAAAACAGCCCGCTGAGATTCTCAAAGAACTCGACCG tTTTAGAAATGAAGGACGGGCAGCCACAATTTAGAATAAAAGTGGCCCAACAGAAGTCTCCAGTTACAAAGGGACTGAAGTCCACTACCCCAGTTCAGAACCAACAGACGTCCCCTACCCCAGAGCTGAAGCAACAGAAATCTTCTACATCAGGGCTGGTAGTTGTTTATGCTGGAATCTAG
- the LOC127873321 gene encoding uncharacterized protein LOC127873321 isoform X3, translating into MIRGGPDMSNTLELQSPIFAEQASKRHKANSPLKTSSRLNSVLENSPLRFSKNSTVLEMKDGQPQFRIKVAQQKSPVTKGLKSTTPVQNQQTSPTPELKQQKSSTSGLVVVYAGI; encoded by the exons ATGATAAGAGGTGGACCCGACATG AGCAACACCTTGGAGCTCCAATCTCCAATTTTTGCTGAACAGGCCTCAAAGAGGCATAAAG CTAACAGCCCTCTGAAGACCTCAAGTCGTTTGAACAGCGTTCTGGAAAACAGCCCGCTGAGATTCTCAAAGAACTCGACCG tTTTAGAAATGAAGGACGGGCAGCCACAATTTAGAATAAAAGTGGCCCAACAGAAGTCTCCAGTTACAAAGGGACTGAAGTCCACTACCCCAGTTCAGAACCAACAGACGTCCCCTACCCCAGAGCTGAAGCAACAGAAATCTTCTACATCAGGGCTGGTAGTTGTTTATGCTGGAATCTAG